The Armatimonadota bacterium DNA segment TCGGCGCCTCGGCGCTGCAGGTCTCCCTCCTCGTGGCCGCCCCGGCGGCGGTGATGCTGGCCTCCCTCGGCTGGGTGAACCTCATCCGGCGTGCGCCGGCGGTCCGGCTGGTGGTCTGGGCGCACGCGCTGGGGCGGGCGGTCCTCCTGGCCATGCCGCTGGTGCACGCGCCGGCCCCCTACGTGGCGCTGGTGCTCCTCTACCATGCGCTTGCCTCGGTGGGCGGCCTGGGGTACGCCCAGGTGGTGCGCGAGGCGTATCCGGCGGAGGTGCGTGCGCGCATCCTGGGGCTCGTGCGGGTGTGGATGGCCCTCGCCTGGGTCGTCGCCGCGACCGTGGGCGGACGCGTCATGCAGGCCGTGCCCTTCCAGTGGATCTTCGCCGCCGCCGCCCTCTTCGGTGTCGCCTCCGGGCTGGTCTTCGGCCGGATCCGCCTGGGGGCTCCCCACACGGTCGAGCCGCCGGTCGCCGTGCGCGCCGTCCCCGACCTCCTGCGCCGCGACCCGGCCTACCGCCGCTTCCTGGCCGGGTTCTTCGTCTTCGGGTTCGGCGCGTGGCTGGCCGCCCCGGCCATCCCCATCCTGCTGGTGGACCGGCTGCGGGCCTCGGCCTTCCAGGTGGGCCTGCTGGGCGCGGTCACCTCGGCCGCGTGGGTGGCCGCCTACGCCCTCTGGGGGCGGGTGCTCGACCGCCGGCCGGTGCCGGTGGCGCTCGCGGGCATCTTCCTCATCGGCGCCCTGGCCCCCGTGGTCTACCTGCTGGCCCGGAACCCCTGGG contains these protein-coding regions:
- a CDS encoding MFS transporter, producing MGRATLLWVPAPVRPTVRVDLAAAILYGLFGGLTLPFVAVMGRRLGASALQVSLLVAAPAAVMLASLGWVNLIRRAPAVRLVVWAHALGRAVLLAMPLVHAPAPYVALVLLYHALASVGGLGYAQVVREAYPAEVRARILGLVRVWMALAWVVAATVGGRVMQAVPFQWIFAAAALFGVASGLVFGRIRLGAPHTVEPPVAVRAVPDLLRRDPAYRRFLAGFFVFGFGAWLAAPAIPILLVDRLRASAFQVGLLGAVTSAAWVAAYALWGRVLDRRPVPVALAGIFLIGALAPVVYLLARNPWVVLVAGAADGVASAGLDLGWLSAVLRHAPTDQVRTYVAIYNTLLGVRGVAAPLLAGALLPRAGTALVLLAAVGLMGFGALIMRGASR